From the genome of Tripterygium wilfordii isolate XIE 37 chromosome 6, ASM1340144v1, whole genome shotgun sequence:
attagtattatattattaggattttcttgtttttagtaTTTTATAGGATTGTAACCgttttggcaaaaaaaaaaaaattcatagatgaaataaaataagtattTTTAAGATTTCTCTCGACTTTTCTTAATGGATTTTAAATTATGTTGACTTAATCGTGAATTAACCAATTCTCTCAACTTTTCTCAATGGATTTCAAATTATGTTGATTTAATCGTGaattaatcaatcaaatcatTACTTACGCATTGTGTCACCTAACAAAGACCGGTTTGATGGGAGTCTGTGGGTGGTTAGTCAGTCAGTCCAACAAAATTGCCTAAAATAGATTATATCCTTTCAGTCAGTCCAACAAAGACCGCAACTGCCCAATCCGGCTATTAAACAAAACTTGTAAACGGATTAGGAAGGAAACACGGTATCTGATCGGGTTATAGACAAACGTATGtatacaaaggaaaaaaaaaagaaagtaaagttGCATCACGCATTCCAAGTGATGAGAGAACCAAAACCTCACAGTGGCAACCAAACTTTACACAACAGACGCCAAAACGAGTCCCCAACAACCGTCACATGCCGTTGTGTACAAACCACCAATCAAAGAAAGGTAATACAATTTATCATCACGGAAAGAGTCGTCAATTTCTAATTCCGTCATCAAATGTTTATTCTACTATACAGACAGTGATGTAGTCAGAATTTTAGTCAAGCAGGGGCATCAATAGTGGCGGATCTAGGAATCAAAGTTATTGGGGGGAACAATTAAAGTAATGAGGGTCTGGGGACAACGTCCCTAAAAAATTTTTAGAGGTTATTTATATAGACAAATATATTTAATAGTAATAGTTTCaagtaataaaataatatacatttttatttataacaATTGTTCCCtacgagttttcatattcaCCAAACTGATACAATAACCGAATTACAATCTATACACCAAATTAATATAATAACTATATTACAATCGGTCACTTAGAGGGGCCATTGTACGTTTCGTCCCtctactttttctttctttatcaatatgtaatatatctttttttacaaaaaaaaaaaggttgaggGGGGCACTTGCCCACCCTGATTCTTCATTGGCTACGCcactgtatatatacacatgaatAAATTTCTCATTTTTCAAGCATATTCTTTATATTGATTTTAAGGTCACACCAATAATTTGGCTGTCCGAATATGCATAttaaaacaagtttcaattttgagTTATCAAGTTAAAACATTCAGTGATCGAATTGGACCCGGTCAATTTTTTCACTGACTAAAAATTACATTATCCCGTTCAAAGTTTGActccccatttttttttttcttttttgtcattttgaacGAAGTTAAGGGCTTTGTAGTCAAGTTTTATAAACCGCTACTTGGCAGTGACGATATTACACTCTCCAATTTTATATTTCGCACGAAAACCCGCGTATTTGGTTCTCGCTAGCGTGAGCCAGGTGCGCAGTGAAACTATTCTGACAGAAACTCTTACGTGTCGCAACGACTTTCCTCCTAAATTTTACGTGTGCACTCAATGCATATGGTGCGCATTACGCACTAGGTGGTCGCTAGcatctctttttcatttttttagttTCCCACCGATTTGGTTCACAACTTCACATTCACATTTCACTGTATTACTTAAAATACACACCCAGACAAAGCGCACACagactcctctctctctctctcttcaccgCCCATCCTTTCTCATCTTCAACTCACAACAAACTCTGTCTTCATCGCAGAAAGTCCGCTTGGTTTGTCGAAAGCGAATGCAACCTAATCCTGTTTTGCTACTCGATCGAATCCGCTACTGTGTTTTGAGAAGATACCACCTGTGAAGATTTTATTCCAAGTTTGCTTGTGGTGTTGTGTGTTATACTGCTATCGGATCGAGTGTAAAGTAGTTTTGATTCCATAGCTCGATTTGTTTATTTCTGATCGTTTTGAAGATCTTCTGAAGCAATTTGTGAAGCTTGATTCGGTGTTTTTCGGCTCTTGTTATTTCTTGATTGTGAATTTCATCGTTTTGTAGTTAAAACGACTCTTGGAAGATTTACAGAGCTAGGTCGGAGGTCTTTGTTTATTTTACTCGATTATAATATTGTACCGTCGGAAGTAGTTGTAGTCTTTGTTTTCCCGATGTCCTGAattttgaggaaagagagagGAAGCGTGCGCCTGAGTAGATTCTTGTGTACGTGCGAACCGGGGGCTTTAAATTCGAGAGGCTCGTAAACGACGTGAAGCAATGCCTCACCGGACCACTTACTTCTTCCCCAGGCAATTTCCGGATCACGGATTTGATGCATCAACTAGTAGCAAGCCCCTGTTTGATCACGAGAAAAAGATCAACCAGAAAGAGACCTTCAACGTTGAAAATGACAACCAAAAGTCATCGTCAAAGTCCACCAACTTTACAGCTACAAAGGAGGTCACGGTTGGCAAGGCGTCAGCCGTTTCAGATGAAAAGTTCCTAAACAAGAAAGAACAGTTTGCAGCCTTTTGCGAGTGGTTTGCGGAGAAGAAGGGGGAGAGATCCGGTCACGTGAAGCTGCATAGATTATCATGCGACGAGGGTCACGAGCTATTGTTGCCACCAGAGCGTCCGGTGTCGGAAATAATAAAGGACCGGGACGTTGACCGTAACTTCGATAGGCAAGTTTCGTTGCCGAGGCTATCTAGCGGGAGTAGTTATGCCGGGAGCTTGTTCTCTGGGACCACGGTGGACGGGAACTTCTCCAGCGATGTCAAAGACACTGTTTCCTCGTCCACACCGACGCAGACAATGGTGTCAACGACGGCGAGGGAGATTGAAGTGGAGGTGGCTGGGGAGAGGGAGGAGGAGGCGGAGGAGGAGGTGAAGGTGAAGGAAGAGAGGAGGAATATAGAAAGCGTGGCCCAAAGAACAAGTGAGATCTATTACTTGCAGCTTTCTTTGGCGAGGAGGCTTGCTTCTCAAGCAAGCTTAGCTGACGAATTTGTGGTTTTGAGAGAGAGTGGAACCGACACCATCGATGCAGAGACTGTTTCTTATCGTCTCTGGGTACGCTCTCACTTACTACTTTCCATCGCTAACGGATTGATTACTCCGCCTTTTAACATGTTTTGGCATGTATTAAAGTTGCTGCAATTACGATATATGTATTATCCAGTCTTACAATCAACCGAAATCTTGTTTACTGTGTTCTTTCCTTCCAAGTTCCAAGCAGAGCCGCCATTTTTTATTGACGAGTGTTTTGCCTGTAAATTCCATAATACTGTACTGCAAAGGACTCGTCTGGATGACTTCTTCTAGGTCCTTAATTCTGTACTATGGTTAGTATCCAAGTGGAGTGTGtacttccatttttcttttgattttattcTTGTTGCGTCTTGATGAATAGTTTAAGATTTGAAGTAGACCTTGAGATATTGTTGgcgttaaactagcatgttgtaacttgtaagtttTACTTTTTTGACTTTTCTGGGAGTAAAACTGTGTATCTGAAGATTTGATGTTCTCTGAATTTTCAGGTTAGTGGTTGTTTATCATATAGTGACAAGATATCGGATGGATTTTATAACATTTTGGGCATGAATCCTTATCTATGGGTCATGTGCAACAGTGAGGAGGATGGTAGAAGGCTGCCATCTTTGATGGCACTTAAAGAAATTGAACCAGGTGAGACATCAATGGAGGTTGTTCTTGTTGATGGACAGGGTGACTCCCGCCTCAAGGAACTTGAGGATATGGCCCGAGAGTTATATTGTGCCTCAGAAAGCACACTAGTGTTGGTGGAGAAACTAGGAAAACTCGTTGCCGTTTACATGGGGTAAGTGTTGTTAATTCTTCTTGACATGTTGCTTGACGTTTTACATGCTTCTTTGATTTTAAACAGTGGCAAATTAAACTTTTAGGGGAACTTTTCCTGTGGAGCAAGGTGACCTTCACAAGCGCTGGAAATTGGTGAGCAAAAGATTGAAGGATTTTCAGAAGTGCATTGTGCTTCCCATTGGCAGCCTATCTACTGGTCTCTGCAGGCATCGTGCAATTCTTTTCAAGGTGACAAACTAAACTTCTTGTCGACATTATGTTAACTAAGATGTTTTTATTTTGTCCTGGGAGGATTTGATTCATGTGGGATGTATTGATTATTCTGGGTCATGATggatttatgaaataaaattcatacaccAACTGAATTATAATAGTTTGAATGAAGAGATGCAATGGATGATGATGTTCTCTGTTGGACTGAAGTCACTGAATTCACTGAAAGACTAAGCAGTCTGGATGATAAGGAAAAAACCCAAAAGTTTCATTAGATATCAGAAtgctaatttttatttttccattcTATTATGGAGAAGCCCCAACCTACACAGTAGCTGACTAAAGTCTTAACTCTTTAAGTACCAAGGTATCCAATTTGGCAATCTCCTGGTGTGTTTATAGAATAATACGCATCATGTTTGACACTTTGACTTAGCAAAGAAATCGACTTGACTATAGTGGAATCCTTGGTTTAACTTTTTAGTCACAAGGTGTTAAATAAGTGTAAATTGTTCCTCTTAAGATTTGGTCAATAAGTTTTTACATCGGGCTTTTACAAGCATCTCGAGTTAGAGAGCTTGTTGTGGTCTTCAGAAGTTTTTCAGCTAATACTCTCTATCATGGAACATTGTTGGGCATTTGTGTCTCATCAGATGGATAAGCTATATTATGTTTGTGGGAGATGTATGATGATTGTGACCCTTTAACAGCCCCTACGGGTTTTGTTGATTTGGATGGGGTAAGGATTGGTGAGACATTGAAGCTATTGTCATGCATACATGAAATTTAAGAActgaatttttttgtttcatttcctTATTAATTCAAGAATGTTGTGGATTTTCAACATCAGAAATGTTTCTAGTCATCAAATAACTGCAACAGGACTTTGGTGTCCCTACAATATGAACTATTTAAAGCATGTATGAATGTCTGAACAGGGGCACTGGTATCACATGAGAATGCAATTGAATTAGAATAATCAAGTGACATTTGCAGTTATATAGTGCAAATCCTTTAAGGGTTCTCTTTCCCCTGACAATTCAGTGAGATATTTGTTGCCTGCCGTGGTGAAATCTTTTAACTCTGCAGATATGCATTTACTGTCGTGAGTGAATGTGCATGTGTATCTCTGTAATATCAGCATGATCATTCTTCATTTGGAGTTCTAGGGAATATTTACGACAACTTGAAAGGAATATCACACAATATCGATACATGATATGCTTTTGCCTCTGCAGAAATTGGCAGACTATATAGGTTTGCCTTGTCGGATAGCTAGAGGGTGCAAGTATTGCGTAGCAGACCATCGCTCTTCTTGCCTCGTCAAAATTGAAGATGACAGGCAGATCCCCAGGtctgaaaatttttaaatacTTTGATGCTTCTCACCCCCGCCCCTCCTCTCTGCCCCCTCCCTTACCCACTCATTGAGAAAGATTTCGCCATTATTTTAGTGATGTGTGCAGTGTGCTTCAAGTGAATTATAATCTTTAAGGAGTTGAAGAGTAGTTTTTTCTGgacattattattatatttttgttttgcttttggttCGACTCAGAAGCATTATACTCTTAAAGAAGCTAAACAAAAGTGTTGACTATCTGACAATTTAGTTATTATTTTAGGAAAAAAAGGTAATTTTGTATTAACTATTAAGTAATGGGATTATTGGGCTCATTCTTTCTCACACACTTTCTCAGCATAAACTTGGGGTGATCTGGGGACCCTAGTATTTGATTTCATTGAGATAAGAGGCTTAATGAATGATGACACCTTGAaaattcttttcaatttttttttccttttttgataaTGTTTGCTGTTTTTCAATGTGTATACTCTTAACAGGGAATATGTTGTTGATCTGGTTCGGGAACCAGGAAATATCCATGGTCCAGATTCCTCAATCAATGGGGCAGTCTCTTCAATTCCTTCCCCACTTCAAGTCTCTCATCTAAAAGAAGGCCAACAGTCCAACATGGAAACCGCATCTTCTTGTCAGATTCTTGACTCAAAGCACTCATGTGGTCTTCCTGAAAATTCTTCATATTCAGGTGTACTATGTGTTTCATGTCTTGGATGAAAATTCTTCATATTCAGGTGTACTATGTGTTTCATGTCTTGGATGACATGTTTCCTTCTCTTAGAGTGCAATAAAGTTTTAAAAATGGATGAATGAAGTCCAAAATGGCAGGGGTACTTGTATGCCGTTGACCACAAGGAAGTCCAAAATGGAATTTCTCCTGCTTATGTACTATGAAAATGTTTAATGTTGTAGTGTTGGCCAGAAATGAAGCTGATACGTTTGTCACAAACCTGACTTCTGTAAATCAAATTTTTCCAGGCAGAGGGGAGGAAATTCAACAAGTGGATGACTGGATTGAAAATCTCAGAGGTTCCATATATCCTGCAATTGATCAACCTTGTGTTGTGAAGGAATCTTTCCCAATACCTGGACTAGGAGAAGATGATAGTGTTGTGCAACAGACTTACAACAATGAGATTGTTGTATCTGGAAGTCCTGTAGTAAGCAATTCTGTCAAGCAAACCATGGTGAACTTATGCAGTCCCTCGGATGTGATTGAGGTCAATAGTAGACTTAAAGATCGATCTCCTGCTTCAACAATTCCCAGATACTTGAATCTTGAACCTTCTCTTGCAATGGACTGGCTCGAGATTTCGTGGGATGAACTGCACATTAAGGAGCGTATTGGTGCTGGTACTTCCTCTGCCACCCCTTAATTGGTGATGAAAACATTATTATTCCAGGCAGCCTGATAGATGGAGTATAATGCAAACATCTTTTCTGAATGGCAGGTTCATTTGGAACAGTGCATCGTGCGGAATGGCATGGATCGGTTAGTATTGCTGCCTTTGGATATGATTGTCGATTTCACTATTATTGCATTTCAGTTATAGTTCAATTCGGTTACAGAATGCATTTACTATGATGTAATTATCGTGTGAGGGATCTTTTGTGTGTTCTTGACTTCTTGTTGACTTTACAATGTTTAAAGTAAGGTGCTTCAGTATTATTCCTTAGGGAGAAATGAATAATAACCTCCTCATAGCCTTATCAGAAACACAGCCAGGCTTTTTTTAATGAAGCTACCCATATTTGCATCTATAAGAACCTGATTTACGTGGAAAAAGTTTATTTCAGTTGTACCTACCATTGAGGATATTTAATTGCTTGGATTAACCTGCAGCTCTGATTGATCATTTGAAAGATCATGACATAGAATAAGTGATCGGTATGCTTTAGTCATTTACGGTGATAAGCATTTTAAACCAGTTGCGTGTTATAAGGACAATgggattttaatgcaatataaTTGGTTTCCTCCTTTGATGCTTCCATTGGATTGTGAAATCTATGGTTGGTAATGTTATACAGTTATTCAGATAGGTCTTCGTATGGATACTGTTTTCATTGTGTCATTTTTTCCCTCTAAATTGCAGGATGTTGCAGTGAAAGTTTTAACTGTCCAAGATTTTCATGATGATCAGTTGAAGGAGTTCCTAAGAGAGGTAGGTACTTTGTTAACATTGATGATGGGAAATTGCGTTAAGGTAAAAATTGTATTGAACTATAAAGGAGTCGTCCAGAAAGATTATAAGGTTTGATAATGTACGCTATGTAGCACATGGCTACAAAAATTACTAACTGATATAATAATAGATTTTTAGTGTCTTGTTACTGGAAAGGAAAAATTATAAAGTTTTAGGTCTAAACTTACGTCGAATAATAATGCAATTATTTTTGTACCTTTAAGCTTAAGTTGTGATTTGCATTCTCAATAGGTTTCGATAATGAAGCGTGCCCGTCATCCAAATGTTGTCCTCTTCATGGGTGCAGTGACCAAGCGTCCTCATTTATCCATTGTGACAGAATATCTGCCTAGGTAAATCATTTATCACGTATTAAAATTTGTGGAATGTTCATCCATCatgaggaggttttcacgtctaATCTATGTATTCTGGAATAGGGGCAGTCTATACCGTCTCATACACAGGCCTGCTGCTGGGGAAGTATTAGATCACAGGAGGCGGTTGCGCATTGCACTGGATGTGGTCTGTACTGATTATAATCTTTCCTAGTTTCTCTTTAATTAATTCTCATGTATGTTTAATAGAACATTGATGTATGTTAATGTATGCAGGCCAAGGGTATCAATTATCTTCATTGTCTTAATCCTCCCGTAGTTCACTGGGATCTTAAATCTCCAAATTTATTGGTTGACAAAAACTGGACAGTAAAGGTATGATAAAGATGATGTGATCATGGTTCTTGTTCTCTTTAATTAGCTGTTTTACTTGCCACATGTAATTTCATATTTTGTCGCATGATCAGGTATGTGATTTTGGGTTGTCCAGATTCAAGCCGGATACTTTCATATCATCTAAGTCTGTTGCTGGAACagtgagtctctctctctctccccccctccctcttcctctcctcctccCACACACACTCttgtctctctccctctccctctccctctccctctccctctccctctccctctccctctccctctccctctctctcgctctctctctctctctctctctctctctctctctctctctctacacacaCAGGCTGACAGGCATGCACACACACTGACAGAAATGTACTTTCTTTCAACCCAATAAAAATTGTGCAATCCATCTTAGGAGTTATATCTGAATGAGTGATCTCAGTTTTGCATAATATACAATCGTACTTATGTGATCCGAATCCAAGTGGTAGAGTAGCAGGGTGGAGCAGGGGTGAGGTTTGGATGAAGTTTTCTGGTGATATAgtcttattttatatatgagATAGCAAAGTGCCAAATTCAACGGGTTCGTATCATATCTGCTATCTATGACGTCGTGATCTCAGCCATCAAGTCAATCTTGGTGTGATCTCTcaaggaaaaaaacaataatcTCAGTCATCATTGTTAAAATTTTCTCCATAtcagtttcaatttttttgttatatcaGAAGACAATAATATCCATAATTAGCTATATGTCTCTTCCGTTCTCCGTAGACTACTAGATATTCCTGCCACGTTACTCGCGCTTTTATTTTCAGCCTGAGTGGATGGCTCCAGAGTTCCTTCGTGGAGAGCCTTCAAATGAGAAGTCTGATGTTTATAGTTTCGGTGTGATCCTATGGGAGCTTCTGACCATGCAGCAGCCCTGGAATGGACTTTGTCCTGCACAGGTAATAACAAAACAATCTCCCTCTGCATTtgcatcttttttgttttttatttactgTGGATTGAAAGTGTTGGATACTGCTAGCCAGTTTACATTCTAAGTAGTGTATGCTCCACGGCTTGGTCATCTGACATAACTTGTGCACACACTTTCAAGGTTGTTGGAGCTGTAGCTTTTCAGAACAGAAAGCTTGTTATCCCACCAGATACCCCCCCAGCATTGGCTTCCCTGATGGAATCTTGTTGGGCTGAGTAAGTATATTTTAGCCTCGTATTCTTTTTGTGTATTTCCTTTTAGAAGCATAGCATTCACTGCCAGAAATTTTTTTACGAAACATGGTAAGAACGATGGTGTTTGGTAATTGTAGTCTTGACTGTTTTTATTTTGCAGTGACCCTGCAGAACGCCCGTCTTTTTCTAAGATAGTTGAGTCGCTTAAGAAGTTGCTCAAGTCTTCATCTCAGTCTATAGCTAGTCAATGAAGCCCGACCCAGCGGCCTGATTGTCATATTTCCCTAGTGAAATAATTTTGAATCCACCGATTTGATACCATGGAGATTTAACTTGCTGCAATGACCGCACCCTCAGTTAACATTCAGCTAACAGAAACCTTTCCGCTCGAGGCAACTGTAGATGTGTTGCTGATCTAACTCCATTTGAAAGGCATCAAAACTCAATTGAGCCAGAGCTTATAACCAAAAcgaaaaatgctaataagggcCTTATATTTATGTAGGTTACTGGGAGCAGCCTCTCTCATATATAAGTTATTTCCGATTGTAAATCCAAAATGTTTCAAAATTAggaaattatgttttttttttcttttcctctagCTGTATCAGATACCATATTGGGACTGTTGTAACGTTTATTCAGCCTCACGATATCTAAATAATGCAGTCAGTCTGCTAGAAAAATATTTGGCATCGAAGTAGCAAATAAGATGGCATGCTTTGGGTTTTGTTCTTAGTTCGACTAGTTGAAGTCATGCTATGTTGACTAGGTCTTGGATGCTGCTCAAAAAGATGTGACCATACTGACTATATGAAATTGGGTAGTTAAAAGAATTGTTCTGCAATTCTTCGAGGATAATCatcaatcaatatatatataactgagatccacaaggcttctccttaattcacgGTGTcacgtggacgtctttacaaaaaagcgTACatagataaaagaaaattttaaaatatattagaaaactttaagacccacaaccacacacataaatatattgcaaaactttaatacccacaatcacattcatacactttatgacccacaaccacactcatacagttaatagtattcaaataatttt
Proteins encoded in this window:
- the LOC120000014 gene encoding serine/threonine-protein kinase CTR1-like isoform X1, coding for MPHRTTYFFPRQFPDHGFDASTSSKPLFDHEKKINQKETFNVENDNQKSSSKSTNFTATKEVTVGKASAVSDEKFLNKKEQFAAFCEWFAEKKGERSGHVKLHRLSCDEGHELLLPPERPVSEIIKDRDVDRNFDRQVSLPRLSSGSSYAGSLFSGTTVDGNFSSDVKDTVSSSTPTQTMVSTTAREIEVEVAGEREEEAEEEVKVKEERRNIESVAQRTSEIYYLQLSLARRLASQASLADEFVVLRESGTDTIDAETVSYRLWVSGCLSYSDKISDGFYNILGMNPYLWVMCNSEEDGRRLPSLMALKEIEPGETSMEVVLVDGQGDSRLKELEDMARELYCASESTLVLVEKLGKLVAVYMGGTFPVEQGDLHKRWKLVSKRLKDFQKCIVLPIGSLSTGLCRHRAILFKKLADYIGLPCRIARGCKYCVADHRSSCLVKIEDDRQIPREYVVDLVREPGNIHGPDSSINGAVSSIPSPLQVSHLKEGQQSNMETASSCQILDSKHSCGLPENSSYSGRGEEIQQVDDWIENLRGSIYPAIDQPCVVKESFPIPGLGEDDSVVQQTYNNEIVVSGSPVVSNSVKQTMVNLCSPSDVIEVNSRLKDRSPASTIPRYLNLEPSLAMDWLEISWDELHIKERIGAGSFGTVHRAEWHGSDVAVKVLTVQDFHDDQLKEFLREVSIMKRARHPNVVLFMGAVTKRPHLSIVTEYLPRGSLYRLIHRPAAGEVLDHRRRLRIALDVAKGINYLHCLNPPVVHWDLKSPNLLVDKNWTVKVCDFGLSRFKPDTFISSKSVAGTPEWMAPEFLRGEPSNEKSDVYSFGVILWELLTMQQPWNGLCPAQVVGAVAFQNRKLVIPPDTPPALASLMESCWADDPAERPSFSKIVESLKKLLKSSSQSIASQ
- the LOC120000014 gene encoding serine/threonine-protein kinase CTR1-like isoform X2; translation: MPHRTTYFFPRQFPDHGFDASTSSKPLFDHEKKINQKETFNVENDNQKSSSKSTNFTATKEVTVGKASAVSDEKFLNKKEQFAAFCEWFAEKKGERSGHVKLHRLSCDEGHELLLPPERPVSEIIKDRDVDRNFDRQVSLPRLSSGSSYAGSLFSGTTVDGNFSSDVKDTVSSSTPTQTMVSTTAREIEVEVAGEREEEAEEEVKVKEERRNIESVAQRTSEIYYLQLSLARRLASQASLADEFVVLRESGTDTIDAETVSYRLWVSGCLSYSDKISDGFYNILGMNPYLWVMCNSEEDGRRLPSLMALKEIEPGETSMEVVLVDGQGDSRLKELEDMARELYCASESTLVLVEKLGKLVAVYMGGTFPVEQGDLHKRWKLVSKRLKDFQKCIVLPIGSLSTGLCRHRAILFKKLADYIGLPCRIARGCKYCVADHRSSCLVKIEDDRQIPREYVVDLVREPGNIHGPDSSINGAVSSIPSPLQVSHLKEGQQSNMETASSCQILDSKHSCGLPENSSYSGRGEEIQQVDDWIENLRGSIYPAIDQPCVVKESFPIPGLGEDDSVVQQTYNNEIVVSGSPVVSNSVKQTMVNLCSPSDVIEVNSRLKDRSPASTIPRYLNLEPSLAMDWLEISWDELHIKERIGAGSFGTVHRAEWHGSDVAVKVLTVQDFHDDQLKEFLREVSIMKRARHPNVVLFMGAVTKRPHLSIVTEYLPSLYRLIHRPAAGEVLDHRRRLRIALDVAKGINYLHCLNPPVVHWDLKSPNLLVDKNWTVKVCDFGLSRFKPDTFISSKSVAGTPEWMAPEFLRGEPSNEKSDVYSFGVILWELLTMQQPWNGLCPAQVVGAVAFQNRKLVIPPDTPPALASLMESCWADDPAERPSFSKIVESLKKLLKSSSQSIASQ